GGTCCTAATATGGCCGGCAAAAGTACCTATATGAGGCAGGTGGCACTCATTGTTCTGCTTGCTCACATGGGCAGTTTTGTTCCGGCAAAATCTGCTGAGATTAGCCTTACTGACCGAATTTTTACTAGGATTGGCGCCAGCGATGATCTGGCATATGGGCAGAGTACGTTTATGGTGGAGATGGTTGAGGTTTCAAACATTTTAAACAATGCAACCAAAAACAGTCTGCTTGTTTTGGATGAGGTTGGCCGAGGTACTTCCACTTTTGACGGGCTCAGTATTGCGTGGGCGGTAATTGAACATGTAACCAAAAACATAAAAGCCAAAACACTTTTTGCCACGCACTATCACGAGCTTACTGAACTTGAAGGGCAGCTGGAGGGAACGAATAATTACCGCGTGGCTATTCAGGAGTTTAACAACAGCATAATTTTCCTTCACAAAATTGTAAGAGGAGGCACCAGCCGAAGCTTTGGAATTGAAGTGGCGTCCCTTGCCGGCATAGGTTCAAATATAATAGGGCGGGCTAAGCAGATTTTGCATACCCTTGAGCAAAATGACCTTGAGGGTAGCAGTAAGCTTGTAACACTTGAAAAATCCAAAGAACCAAAGGGGGAACTAACAGGCAAGCTGAAAAACCTTGATATGAATACTGTTACTCCTTTGGTGGCGTTTGACATTTTAAAGGAACTAAGCGATAAAGCTAAAAGGAGTGACTAATGAAAATAAACATATTAGACAGTAGCATATACAATCGAATTGCAGCGGGTGAAGTTGTTGAACGTCCTCATTCGATTGTCAAGGAGCTTGTTGAAAATAGCGTTGATTCGGGGGCTGACAGTATAATAATAGAAGTTGTGGGCGGCGGTATGCGCTCTGTGAAAGTGACTGACAACGGCAGTGGAATTGACTTTGATGACCTGACGGCCGCATTTTTGCCGCATGCAACCAGCAAAATCAAAACAACCGACGACCTGAATTCAATCGCTACGCTGGGTTTTAGAGGTGAAGCACTTGCCAGCATCGGCTCGGTAAGTGAAATTATGTTGAGCTCCAAAACTAAAGGAGCCACTACCGGCGGTGAGGTTGAAGTAAGAGGCGGAACCATTTCTAAACCCCATCCTAAGGGGTGCCCCGAAGGGACGCATGTTGTGGTGAATAACTTATTTTTTAATACTCCGGCCCGAGCCAAGTTTTTAAAGTCAGCCAAAACTGAAGAAAGTTATATCACCAATCTGGTTGAGCGCACAATCTTAGCCCATCCGAATATCAGTTTTAAGTATATTGTCGACGGCAAAATTGTATATCAGACAACGGGCAAAGGCCTTGAAGAGGCGATTTATGTGATTTATGGCAAGGAAACAACGGGAAACTTAATCAGTGTAGAATATAAAAATTCTAGCCTAACCATATCCGGTTTTGTGGGCCGACCGACTTATACTAAGCCTAATCGTACTTATCAGACGCTGGTCATAAACGGCAGGTATGTTGTTGACAGTCTTGTTTCAACGTCGGTTTTCAATGCTTTTTCGAACTATATGATGAAGGGCAGGTTCCCGTTTTTTGTTCTTTTTATAAATATGCCCTATGAGGATGTTGATGTAAATGTTCATCCAAACAAGCTGGCTGTAAGATTTGTAAACTCCAATGGTGTGTATGTTGCGGTAAGCAATGCTGTCAGCGGCGCGTTGCTTAACGCCAACAATATTGTTGACGCTGTGACAACTGCTGAAAACGAGCCGATTGTGCCGATGCCAAAGGTGACGGGCAGGAGTTTTGGGGAGAGTTTGCATAATACTATGCAAACCTTGGATGAAAAATTGCATAATACTATGCAAACAATTGACACAAAGCCCGCAGTTTCAAGTCCGATACTGCCAAATATTCCTATTACGCCTGTGGCAACGCTAAAGGATGATGGTGGAATATATTATCAGACACTTCAGAATTATGTCAAGGCAGCTGCTCAGCCTGAAGTTTCACTTGCCGAAGGAGTTGAGGATTTTAAGATAATCGGCACAGTATTTACCACCTACATAATTGTGGAGCACAAAGGTGAAGCATATTTTATTGACCAGCACGCAGCGCACGAGCGGCTTTTGTTTGACAAATTTTCGGCCGAATTTGAAAAGAAACAGGTTAATATCCAACAGCTGTTTGTGCCGTATGTGTTGCGGATTAATAGTGTTGAGGATGTATTTTTAAAGGAACACCTTAATGATTTTGGTGAGCTGGGCTTTGAGGTTTCGGAGTTTGGCAATCTTTCATACAAGGTTTCAAGTGTGCCGCTTAGCCTCAGTCAAATAGACCTGAGTGCATATTTTGATGACAGTCTTAAAAACCTTAACAAGCTTGGCAGCAGCGTTGAAGTCAGGCACTTTTTGGCCACAAAGGCATGCAAGGCAGCGGTCAAAGCCGGGCATGATTTAAATGGCACTGAAATTGCAACGCTGCTTAAAGAAATCAGCAAATCGGGAACAACCTTGCTTTGTCCGCACGGTAGGCCTGTTTGCGTAAGGCTTAAAAAAACCGACGTTGACAAATGGTTTAAGAGGATTGTATGAAAAAGCCTAAAATTTTAGTGATAACCGGGCCTACGGGCAGCGGAAAGACGGATATAGCCATTGAGTGCGCTAAGCAATTTAACGGCGAAATTGTCTCTGCCGATTCGATGCAGATTTATAAGGATATGGATATCGGAACGGGTAAAGTAGCCGAAAAACAAGGTGTGCCGCATTATATGCTTGACATAATAAACCCTGACCAAGGCTTTAGTGTCAAGCAATATAAGTATATGGCCCAAAGCTTTATAGACGATATTTTGGCAAGGAATAAGGTTCCTATAATTGTGGGCGGCACCGGTTTTTATATTTCGGCGTTGATTTTTAATATGAGTTTTGGTAACACAGGAGGCCCGACTGAAGTTCGTGGAAAATATAGAAAACTTTATGAGGAACACGGCAGCGAGTATTTATATGATATGTTGAAGCGTGTTGACAGTAAGTCGGCCGAAGCAATTGATAAGAACAATATCAAAAAAATAATCCGCGCACTTGAAATTTTTGAGGTGACGGGAAAGCCCAAGAGTGAAATCAACGACCCCGAGCCTCAGTATGATTTTGCGCTGGCGGTGCTAAATCCGCCCAGAGAAAAGTTGTATCAAAATATCAACCGCAGATTTGATGATATGATAAGGCTTGGCCTTTTTGAAGAAATAAAGCGGGTAGTCAAACAGTATAATCTGACCCAGGATTGTCAAAGTATGCAGGCTATAGGCTACAGGGAATTTTTGCCTTATCTAAACGACCAAGATGCGCTGGAACAACAAGTCAGTTTGGCTGCCCAACACAGCAGAAATTTTGCAAAACGGCAAATAACCTATTTTAAAGGCTTTAAAACGGCTGTATGGATTGACCCAATACTTGAAAAAAACAAAATATTTGACTATTTCAAAGACTTTTTATCTAAAAAATAAGGAGAAAGATAATGAATATAAAACCGATTATTACAAAAGCTGAACAGAAAATACAGCCTAGGTTTAAGGCTTTAGAGGATACAGCACTTTTTAATCAACACAAGGTTTTGAGTGCGCTTAAAAACAACAGGGTAGCTCTGAGGCATTTTGCGGGCACTACCGGTTATGGTTATGATGATGCGGGCAGAGATAATTTGTTTAAGGTGTATTCCGAGGTGTTCGGGGCCGAGGCTGCAATTGTGTCATATAATATCACTTGCGGCTCACATGCACTGAAAGTTGCTCTCTATGGAATTCTGCGCCCGGGCGACACTATGTTGGCTATAACCGGCAAGCCTTATGACACCATGGACATAACAATATTCGGTGATGGTGACAAAGATAATGGCAGTTTGAAGGATTTTGGTGTTATGTATAAACAGATTGACCTTAAAGACGGTAAGTTTGATGAAAAGGCAATTTTAGAAGAAGTAGCAAAAAATCCCAAAATAATATTT
The Christensenellaceae bacterium DNA segment above includes these coding regions:
- the mutL gene encoding DNA mismatch repair endonuclease MutL, translating into MKINILDSSIYNRIAAGEVVERPHSIVKELVENSVDSGADSIIIEVVGGGMRSVKVTDNGSGIDFDDLTAAFLPHATSKIKTTDDLNSIATLGFRGEALASIGSVSEIMLSSKTKGATTGGEVEVRGGTISKPHPKGCPEGTHVVVNNLFFNTPARAKFLKSAKTEESYITNLVERTILAHPNISFKYIVDGKIVYQTTGKGLEEAIYVIYGKETTGNLISVEYKNSSLTISGFVGRPTYTKPNRTYQTLVINGRYVVDSLVSTSVFNAFSNYMMKGRFPFFVLFINMPYEDVDVNVHPNKLAVRFVNSNGVYVAVSNAVSGALLNANNIVDAVTTAENEPIVPMPKVTGRSFGESLHNTMQTLDEKLHNTMQTIDTKPAVSSPILPNIPITPVATLKDDGGIYYQTLQNYVKAAAQPEVSLAEGVEDFKIIGTVFTTYIIVEHKGEAYFIDQHAAHERLLFDKFSAEFEKKQVNIQQLFVPYVLRINSVEDVFLKEHLNDFGELGFEVSEFGNLSYKVSSVPLSLSQIDLSAYFDDSLKNLNKLGSSVEVRHFLATKACKAAVKAGHDLNGTEIATLLKEISKSGTTLLCPHGRPVCVRLKKTDVDKWFKRIV
- the miaA gene encoding tRNA (adenosine(37)-N6)-dimethylallyltransferase MiaA codes for the protein MKKPKILVITGPTGSGKTDIAIECAKQFNGEIVSADSMQIYKDMDIGTGKVAEKQGVPHYMLDIINPDQGFSVKQYKYMAQSFIDDILARNKVPIIVGGTGFYISALIFNMSFGNTGGPTEVRGKYRKLYEEHGSEYLYDMLKRVDSKSAEAIDKNNIKKIIRALEIFEVTGKPKSEINDPEPQYDFALAVLNPPREKLYQNINRRFDDMIRLGLFEEIKRVVKQYNLTQDCQSMQAIGYREFLPYLNDQDALEQQVSLAAQHSRNFAKRQITYFKGFKTAVWIDPILEKNKIFDYFKDFLSKK